tgaccGCACCAATGTATGAAATTGTTAGTGGTGTTCTTTATCGAAAATCATACAATGGTCCGCTGTTAAGGtgtttaaccgatgatgaagcattaaaagtggtcaaagaaatgcatgaaggagtttgctctcaacactccggtttccatactgtggcatcacggatcatgcggcaagggtatttttggcctttcctttatcgggatgtcgcagaaatcataaaaacatgtgagaattgtcagaggcatggtacaattcagagtcttccaaagtatgacttgataccggtgtcatccgcttggccgttctgtaaatgggctattgatattgtggggccattcaataggagcactggtaatgctaagttcttagtggtagcaatcgattttttcacgaaatgggttgaagcaaaggctttagcaaaaatcacaggagaaaatgtcaaaaagtttgtttggcatgatattgtatgccgttatggggtgccaaatgaaatagtcagcgataacggcaagcaatttgcagaaaatccatttcggagttggtgtgaagagctgggcataaagcaaaattttacatctgttgctcatcctcaagcgaatggacaagtggaggttaccaacaaggaaatcgttgctggcattaaggcacggttgggtctaagtcaaactggatgggtggatgagctgccaaatgtattgtgggcacaccggacgacgccaaagcggagcacgggggaaacacctttcagtctggtgtatggaacagaggtagtgataccggctgaaatatgtgtgccaacgcaacgcataatggcatttgatgttgaggctaattctgaggcgttaagggagaatctcaacttgttggaggaaagaaggCTGATGGCTgccatccggcaagcagatcacaagcataaaatggcaaaatattataacaagaaagtgcagcatgtgcagtttgaagtaggtgatttagtactacgtgataatgaggcaagcaggcaaatcaaatttggaaagctagccccaaaatggaaaggaccttataaggtcacgaaagtaaatcagaatggatcatacatgcttgctgcgccttccggcgagcaatatgaaagagcttggaatgcaatgaatttaaagaaattttatgcgtagcactatatgcatggacagcttgatcaactgtcaaatgcatgagatatagtcataaatgtaaaagtttctttaagaatatgaataatagcaattattcttatggcaatatttttcataaattttatccggccaaggattttttagcccaggtgtcacatagctgtgtgtcatccctacccgcagaaagaaagaaagcctttcggtggtagaagtacaatcatactcaaaatggttgtatcgatagtgagacatgtagaactcactaaatcatcgaagcgatgaaacgaatctacaaaaaatgtcatgacacaacttatatacacaaaatgcagagcaaaacgaaaaacggatcatagtgtccagcaaaatatATAAAGGGGAAAGTAATTCGTAATTTCTTCTCATGAGtttcatgacggaaggcgtatgacggagaatatgattttgatatccataactataatgattgcaaagtacaatctcaatatcttgagcattgttcattacaacaatcttactaagttacagcatatatttctaatatacataaccaagtgcaatattaagtgttatgtaaaagcagatgtataacaacatagtgtttcattcatcctgtggagtataattcaatacatcatctattgttacatctggccttttacaaagattttcaagatcagaaaacctcatattttctattgaggcaccggctgcatcagcttctaaaatggcattttcattaatctttgatgTGATTACCTCAGGCAGAGGATTTGGAAGTTCTCGTACTTTAATCGTTCAACAGATTTGGCAAGGCGGACAAACTCACAGATTCTGTGAGATAGTGCCTGACAGTTAAAGATACGCTCAACAAGCGCAGGAATGCCAGTTATCATTCGTCtttcgttctcctctttggctttaagctgttctttcaacatgttattttgctcaagcattttttcgttctcctttactagttcatcaattttgctcagatgcTGCTTTTCTCTGAAAGCTAGTTCTTTGACTTGCTCCTTATATTCCGCCCTCTGATTGTTGCAATTCTCATCatgcctcttcattgtctcgtattccctctttatttctgtggctattcgttcagtCCTGGCCACTTTCTCTttttcagcagatagctccttatttgtagtgacttcactgttttgcaagtcagataggcgttgaaggtcatttagaccagaagcaatgttcagaatgatactttatgccttaactttcttggcatctgcatctgataaattgctaaagaattgggctagtgaagggcacaccatggcattcagaaaagtcatgaaatcttcgtacgaatgtggtggtccttttaaaagggaggaaagcatgtttgtgtcaagattgggaagcgtaatttgttgttgagaagaactagggccagctccttgttgagcggatgacggaggaatttgaccagttcttctcctcttggcggaaggcggaagagttgtTAATATAGTGTCTTGATGTGCTGCACTAGCTGTTagagataaagggaaattgttatttataaaagagttccaatatgcttcacaacatttcaaaggtggcataaagtataagaaagggtttggattataaaatccaccagtactgggtatgcaagaaaacaagtacaggttttggtatggaattttgcataattcagtgttgtcattttcattacccgaggtacgacgttctctagaggcaactcgattcatacctatgtcttcttcttcttcttcttcttcttcttcttcttcttcttcttcttcttcttcttcttcttcttcttcttcttcttcttcttcttcttcttcttcttcatcttaatCCTCCCTCATTACATCTattttgggggtatcatcaataattttctcggtagtaaaggtaagctgcgaataaaccgatgaccgcatggcggtaagcggagtaatttctgcaaaaaattaaaaagtcacagtgattaaatggataaataaagaagaacattttatttaaggatatgtagcaaaagtaaatgcttactctttttCCCAGCAAGAACATAGGCATAACCTTGtgagatatcccaatcttggcttacggatgtcagcgaaagcatgtATTCCCCAAATTTAATATCATTGATTTTTTCAGCCTTAATCCTCTTAAACAAAAGGTTTTCCTTGAtgacgagttttggaaaggtaacagatacggtatgcgagtatttgcgccatactcgagtagctgagtattgtttatcaattgcatcttcattaataaagataaatgaagcataccagttatcgccaggatgatcaagtgcaggtttcaaaaacccatgaactttattgaatgtgaaccaaccattttcatggcgtgctatacgtaccaaatggcaaaatatccGAATGGATGGCTCAATGCtccttgcgtgacaatacatttcaaaaatcaaaatctttcgaattgatgctggttcgaattgaccaacagcaacaccgtaaaacttgcaaacttctaagaagaatggtgtaaatgatagacgtaagcaaaaattgaagattgaatggccataaatagcaaccttgccagggagtggtgagcaggctctggcattaattgcaggaatcactggttcaacaccagctaatctagaaaaatgttgcagtagctcgcttaaatatctctcatttactctgctgggaatagctgcaacatcctttatggctgccattaatgttctaaaTGAAACGGGAAGTAACgaaggtattgatggaagaagatgagtactgtagaaggaagttgtaaaagtaaatgatcggttagggtttatggtggttaaaaagcaaaaagatataacagctgtaatcagtggtgattttgggggttttgttttcagccacacacgtgtaaggacaagataaaaaggtgagtacatcgaaaagtctttttacagctagaggcgcgtgcgatattttagctgtgcaaaaagcaatcatcataatgtcagtaaaattcgcctatcatttaatgcctgtgatGTACTTCCCAATATAAAAGGAAAACGTGAAGacttggttggcatgcgttattccaagtttaacaacttaatcaattttcaaatgcttaagtcattaaactgggggggacttaatggtatatcctatcgtatacacgcataaaaggtgtAATGGCAGCATAAAAgtggcatcaggaaggctggaagcaACAGTTTTGTGAAGTTAACCGTCTAGCGTACTCCGTTGTACAGGcttctccgtcatgcgtaagccctgaaggccgcctagcgcgtaagccgtggccggagaacgccaccttcagcataaatttcggatcacgaataacagaacgtatcatcatttgacacgtgtcctcaagcaatctggtggatctgacactataaatagaccccttgggtcgtcattttacacagttcatacattctgacaactttgagagctaagactttacttctctttctctctctactttctctcactagaagtcatccagctagcacttttacgctctacggacgacagattgattaagccaccccacaagtttctacacttgtgatccgggtctgcagggattatttcccgagggtaaaaatcaatcggcaacactgcgccctcctaaagctagattacttctagtatcttatcGACACACTAagtcttacctcataaggaaataggtgttaacattttacaagagagaatgtttgagatttgaggtgtggtgtgccaaatgagttaacccctatttatactactcatatcACAAAATGGATGACTATGATTAAatacaatggatggctaagatctaagaacttgaagcttcatgtatctagatatttccatggacattctataccattccatggaagaactcatgggaaagttctagtgaaCTTCTATGAGGTTCTTGGGTCTTCTTTGATTTTGACATATTTGGTCAtaaacttagtgggttgggccataaaATTGTTGGATTGTTACAAATGTCTTTCTTGctaactttttttaaaaaaaaattctaaacAATTCTTTTATTTTTTGTTCTACATGAAGTTATTATGATTTCTCGCAATAACGCACATATTTTATTTTCAAAATTTTTTAAAGTATAATTTTGTTTATTACTAAAGAAACTTTTCTTCACTAATGTGAaacttataaaccaaatcattcatcAAGTGAAACATTAttaattacatataataataattaatcatcaaCCCTTCATTTATATCCTTGTTTATTTTTTTCATCTTTGATTTAAAGTAGTTATACAGTTTttgttattttttaataataaggaATAAGAATAAGAAGAAAAAACCTTCGTATTTaattaaatatagatatagatagatactcCGTAGAAGATAGATAAGCGTCGATTCACTGTCCGGCTAACAACTAATCCGTATAAAGAAACAAAAGCTTAATGGATAAGTTTTACcccattattaattaatttaataaaaaacgtaaaaaaaaaacattaatgaGTGAAGCAAACCCAAATTCCCCTCATCTGTTTCGTGAAAAAACACTACACCTACACTTATAAACCCAATTCCACCAAACATTCCTCTTTTAATACCCTCTTTCATCTTCAATTTCTTccaataattatcttttatgatGGCAATTTCAGACATGGTGGTTAGTAATTTAACAATTATATATTTAGTGATGATAGCAGCAATTAAAGGGTACGGGCAGCTAAGCGGGCAGTGTTACGGTGGAGTTTGGGTGTTGATTTTATCGACCATAGGTGTTGGGGTTTTGTTAGTTGGAGCGTTGATGTGGGATGTGTCTCGTAAAGTTGCCACGTGTACGGTGGTTGTTGATGACGTGGCACATGAGATGTGTCGAGGTGGAATATGTTGGCATGGTGTTGCTGTTAAGTCGCCGGCGTCTCAAATCCGGTTCAGACTACCACAACGTCATCTTATGAACCGACAATAatgtaattattttttttattttttattattataaatatataaatataatataagttgGGGGAAAAAACGATTAATGTAAAATAAAGTTTATAAAGAAAAGTGTGTTGTACAAAAGAAAAATATTACTAGAATAATTTTGGCTTTGGGGTAATTTTGTTGTTTATATGATTGTCGTTACTAATTACGGAGAGTTACTTGATGTAACTAATGAAAGATGTTagtcaatttttatttttttaattaacagTAGTTGAGAATCCACGCAATTATTTTTTTATAGTTGCATCAGTCGCTCTCAACTAATGCACTCGAGTAATTTCAGACCAATCTGAGGGCATTTCGATAAACCCCATCCCACAATCCCAGCAACGCAATTGCGAAAGACAGTCTTGGGTGGATTTTAAGGTCACGAAATAGTCTTGTATGCAATGTTGTAGTCTCCGAAAATTAAATATCTGACCTCTAGCAGATCACTACCACTTAAGCTGCAACGCAATTTTAACAACACGCATACAACCGAAGCTTTTCTCTCCACCGTTCTCATCAAGGTATCGAAGTTGagaaacaaaaatatataagtttaaggTTATAACAAAGAGTTTCCACACAATTAATGCTAGAATTTTCAGAGTCGGAAATCTTTTATAAATAATCAGCTCGACGAGCACGAACCAGTTCAAGACTGAGGATAATTTTATGAGAATGATTTAAACTAAACCTGAACTAATAAATGACCTATAAATTTatttttgtacaaaaaaaaaaaaaaatttgataaaaAAAGGACGTTAAGGGAATAACTTCGACGAATACCTGGTATTTGATTACTTTGAATTGAATTACCACATTAAAacccaaacatttataaaaagaaTGATGAATTTTCATATATACGAAGGATTAGAAATTCATGATATTGAATCTAAGTAATACGTAGAAGAATAATTTCTATAAATGTACGTTTTATATCCATGCTTAAACCTTATACATATATCCATacaactagttttatgagcccgtgcttTGCACGGAAGTTGTACAAATTGTTATTCGATATTAATttttatcaaatgtataatataATCACAATGAAAAatcatttattactaataatatttgtatCGAAAGCATTACTATTGTATACTAACGTGAGCTCATGCATTACACGATGGTTGTATAAATTAATATTTGATAACGTTAGTATTGATATTGATATCGACATacatcaaatgtataatacaattacaatgaaaaaatcgtttattactaataacatttgtatcagaacattagtattgaatactaacgcATGGATTATGAGCCTGTTTATGTGACagattgtttattttaaaaaaacttGAAGGGTTGTATGATATTAAAATTAATGGAAAAGATATAGGtccatattatatttaaaatttgttTATAATTGTTATAAGCAAATTTAATTTTAATATGTTCATCAAAACGCTACAAATATATGTACAGAATTTATTCAGATGGAAACGTACGAATTCGTATATCTTAATATAATCTTTCTTTTGTATTtttacatatatccatatatatctatctatatgtatattcatatctgtacgaaatttataatataaattttattgaaACTATGATATTTTGCCAGCATATTATTATATCTAATTTTGGCAATCTTTATTACGTAAATATTATTAAGATtccataatatatttatatatagaaatattaatgattattattaatttagtcttattaaaaaaataaattatttaattcagtttaattgaAAAATTGACACATGTGCAATATTAATTCGGATTAATTGAGAAATTGACATGTACGATTATTGACACACGCTTTATAATAAGGTATAGATACTTGTCATTTACATTTGACATTACTTAAGATTTCATTTAAATAAATGTACGTTTC
This genomic window from Rutidosis leptorrhynchoides isolate AG116_Rl617_1_P2 chromosome 2, CSIRO_AGI_Rlap_v1, whole genome shotgun sequence contains:
- the LOC139892808 gene encoding uncharacterized protein, with protein sequence MMAISDMVVSNLTIIYLVMIAAIKGYGQLSGQCYGGVWVLILSTIGVGVLLVGALMWDVSRKVATCTVVVDDVAHEMCRGGICWHGVAVKSPASQIRFRLPQRHLMNRQ